CTTATATTAAAAAAAGCTTCGCCTATAGAGACGAAGCTTTTTTTTATATTTTCCTCATCTTTAAATCTATTAATGGAATGACAAAACCTGAATAGCAAAAAAATTAACGAAAAGAACGCAAGTTTTTTTACTCTCAAATTTTTATAAAAATCAAAAAGTTCGCAAAGCTTTGTATGGATAGCTTTGCGAACTTTTTTAAAATTATTCTTAGATAAAAATCTTGCGTTCTTTGCGATAAAAAACAATTGCACGGGCGGAGGGATTCGAACCCCCATCAACGGTTTTGGAGACCGCTATTCTACCCTTGAACTACGCCCGTAACTTGAGGTCGCAAATTAAAAGTATTTTTTCTTCTCTGGCAACTATTTCTGAGAGAGATTTCAAAAGAAAATCCTTTAAATACGCGACTTAAACAGCAAAAACCTTTGTTTCAAACAGTTATCCCAATAAAGCATTTTTCAATCCTTCGAAATCTACAGAAACCTGTTCTCCCGTTACTAAATTTTTAAGGGCATAAGAATTGGAAGCAATTTCCTGATCGCCCACAATTACTGCAAACGGAATCAAACGTTTATCGGCGTACTGAAACTGTTTTCCCACTTTTACGTTATCTGGATACAATTCTACTTTTATATTTTCTTGTCTTAATTTCTGAATTGCTTTTGAAGCGTACAGAGCTTCTTTGTCTCCAAAATTTAAAAATATTGCTTTTGAAGTCGCCGCAACTGTTTCAGGAAACAGGTTTAATTCTTCCAAAACCAAATAAATTCTATCCAAACCAAAAGAGATTCCAACACCACTCATATTTTTCAAACCAAAAATACCAGTCAAATCGTCGTATCTTCCACCTCCGCCAATAGAACCAATGGAAACGGTTTTAGGCGCTGCCACTTCAAAAATAGCTCCAGTATAGTAATTTAATCCACGCGCTAATGTCACATCTAAGTCTAAAACTGCAGTTGACAAGCTTAAATCGGCAACATTGTCACAAATAAATTTCAATTCTTCCACACCTTTCATTCCTTCTTCTGATGAAGACAATAATTCTGAAAGCTGGTTGATTTTATCAGCGAAAGTTCCAGAAAAACTAAAAAGTGGTTGCACTTTAACCAAAGCTTCTTCAGAAATTCCTTTTTCGATCATTTCTTTTTTAACGCCGTCTTCTCCAATTTTATCCAATTTATCAAGAGCAACGGTAAAATCAATCAATTTATCTGAAGCGCCAATTACTTCAGCAATTCCAGATAATATTTTTCTGTTATTGATTTTAATGGTTACACCTTCTAATCCTAAAGCCGTAAAAACTGTATCGTATAATTGAACCAATTCTACTTCCTGCCAAAGTGACTTAGAACCCACAACATCGGCATCACATTGAAAAAATTCTCTGTAACGGCCTTTCTGCGGGCGATCTGCTCTCCAAACCGGTTGAATTTGATATCTTTTGAAAGGAAACTCAATTTCATTTTGGTGCTGCACCACATATCTTGCAAATGGCACAGTTAAATCATAACGTAAGGCTTTTTCAGAAATTCTTCCTGTGAATTTATTCAACTCAATTCTTTGCTCTAAACTGATTGTTTCTGCTGAATTTATTTGAAGTACTTCTAAAGATTCCGGTAGTTCAATTTTATTTTTATTGAAGAAAAAATTACCTGAATTCAAGATTTTAAAAATCAAACGATCTCCTTCTTCACCATATTTTCCCATCAAAGTATCTGAATTTTCAAACGAAGGAGTTTCTATTGGCTGAAAACCAAATTTTTCAAAATTAGCTTTTATCGTCTGAATAATATATTGACGTTTTGACACCTCTGCAGGCGAAAAATCTCTTGTCCCTTGTGGAATACTTGGTTTTGAAGCCATCTTCTTTTTTTATTTTAGATTTCTGATTTTAGATTTTAGATTCCTTGAAATCTTAAAACTAAAACACTTTGACATTATTTCTTTTAACTTAAATTGCCTGCAAATATCTCACTTTTTAAAATAAATAATAGCACATCGAAAGCAAACTTGTAACAAAAAACGTATTTTCGTGACAAATTGGTCATGATGCTAAAATTATTTAAAGAAAATATCCGAATTGCGTTTGGTTCCATCAAAACGCAATTACTGCGTACTATTCTTACCGTTTTAATTATTGCTATTGGTATTACCGCTTTGGTTGGAATCCTGACAGTTGTTTCTGCATTGGAAAACACCATTTCAACCAATTTTGCTTCAATGGGAGCTAACACTTTCAATATTAACCAATACGAAAACAATGTTCGTAATCGTGGCGGAAACGAACGTGAAGTTATCAATCCAATTATCTCTTATCCCGAAGCGGTTGCATTCAAGAACAAATACAAGTATCCTTTTACAGAAACTTCACTTTCCTTTACGGCAACTTCAAAAGCTGAAGTAAAATATTTAGATACCAAAACAGATCCTGAAATCAAAGTAGTTGGCGTTGATGAGCATTTTATTGCTAATTCTGGTTTAGAAACTACTTTGGGGCGTTCTTTTAATCAATTTGATATTGAAAACAACACCTATTCTTGTGTCGTAGGTTCCGATTTCGAAAAAGGACTTTTGAAGGATGTGAATCCGATAGATAAAATTATTTCGATTCGTGGCGCACGTTTTAAAGTTATTGGTGTTTTAAAAGAAAAAGGTTCCACTTTTGGAAACAGTCAGGATTTACGTGTTTTAATTCCAATTCAGGTGGCAAGATCTTTATTTACCGCACCAAATATCAATTATACTGTCAGTGTAATGGTTTCAAAAAAAGAACTTTTAGACGAAGCAGTTGATAATGCCACAAGCACGATGAGAAGAGTTCGAAAACTGAGTCCAGTGCGTGACAACAATTTTGGTATTGGACGAAGTGATGATTTAATTAACCGCATATTAGGAATCACAAAATATTTAGGATGGGCGGCATGGATTATCTCCGTTATTACCATTTTAGGATCTTCAATCGCTTTAATGAATATTATGATTGTTTCGGTTACTGAACGTACTCGTGAAATTGGTGTCCGTAAAGCTTTAGGAGCCAAAAGATCAACTGTGGCTTTTCAGTTTTTTATAGAAACATTATTAATTGGACAAATTGGCGGATTAGTTGGGATTTTCCTTGGAATCCTTCTTGGCTTCGGAATAGCCACTGCCATGAGTTTTGTCTTTGTAATTCCGTGGATGGCCATTTTTGCCGCT
This portion of the Flavobacterium panacagri genome encodes:
- the hisS gene encoding histidine--tRNA ligase — its product is MASKPSIPQGTRDFSPAEVSKRQYIIQTIKANFEKFGFQPIETPSFENSDTLMGKYGEEGDRLIFKILNSGNFFFNKNKIELPESLEVLQINSAETISLEQRIELNKFTGRISEKALRYDLTVPFARYVVQHQNEIEFPFKRYQIQPVWRADRPQKGRYREFFQCDADVVGSKSLWQEVELVQLYDTVFTALGLEGVTIKINNRKILSGIAEVIGASDKLIDFTVALDKLDKIGEDGVKKEMIEKGISEEALVKVQPLFSFSGTFADKINQLSELLSSSEEGMKGVEELKFICDNVADLSLSTAVLDLDVTLARGLNYYTGAIFEVAAPKTVSIGSIGGGGRYDDLTGIFGLKNMSGVGISFGLDRIYLVLEELNLFPETVAATSKAIFLNFGDKEALYASKAIQKLRQENIKVELYPDNVKVGKQFQYADKRLIPFAVIVGDQEIASNSYALKNLVTGEQVSVDFEGLKNALLG
- a CDS encoding ABC transporter permease, translating into MMLKLFKENIRIAFGSIKTQLLRTILTVLIIAIGITALVGILTVVSALENTISTNFASMGANTFNINQYENNVRNRGGNEREVINPIISYPEAVAFKNKYKYPFTETSLSFTATSKAEVKYLDTKTDPEIKVVGVDEHFIANSGLETTLGRSFNQFDIENNTYSCVVGSDFEKGLLKDVNPIDKIISIRGARFKVIGVLKEKGSTFGNSQDLRVLIPIQVARSLFTAPNINYTVSVMVSKKELLDEAVDNATSTMRRVRKLSPVRDNNFGIGRSDDLINRILGITKYLGWAAWIISVITILGSSIALMNIMIVSVTERTREIGVRKALGAKRSTVAFQFFIETLLIGQIGGLVGIFLGILLGFGIATAMSFVFVIPWMAIFAAFATSFCVALVSGLYPAIKASKLDPIEALRYE